ACAACACCTAGGTTAACTCTCTGGATAGCCAGGATATAATTCGGAAACACAATCATTACCTACCATGGTGTTCTACTTACCAAATTGCGCATTTTGAAAATGCATACTGTGAAGCATTTTTGTAATTCCTAACATTAGTAATTTTACTGTGTCGTGTATGGTAAAGGCTGTAGTGTTGACAAGCAGCAGTACAAGTCAATACAATAATCACAATTTGTTTTGCATTGAAACTTAATCTATTTGTCACAGTCTCCCGTTTCCTGATCTTCATGTTCCCAGGGGACAGGGTCATTGTCTTGTACACAGAGCACGGCGTCCCTCTCATGCCAAAACTGCTCTACATCAGGGAGGATGGGAATCTGTGTCTTCTCACTTCTCTCTATGCCGGAGGAGGGAGAgccagttttctctttctctggtatGGATGCTGGGGACTCGGGAGATGGAACATTGTCGGGAGGGACCTCTGAGTTACCAGCTGGTGTTTTCTGAGACTCTGAGGCAGTCAGTTGCTTTTTGGTTATCATCCATTTCCATAAGCCTTTCAAGTCTTCCTTGAACTCCTCTGACATCACGAGAAAAATGAGAGGATTGGCCGAAGAGATGGAAAACATGAGGACTTGAGACAGGGCTATAAAGCCTTGTGGTGGGGCCGGGCCCCCAGCCTTCACGTGCCGTATCCACAGCCAGGCCACCCACTCAGGCAGCCACAGAACAGCAGAGGTGCCCGCCATGCTCAGCAGCATCACTGTGAGTTGCTTGGAGCGCATCTGGTTTCTAAGATTTTGAGTCTTAGTTCCTCGTTTTTTACACTGGCCATAAGCTCTCCAGAAATAGAAACTGGCAAAGAGTGACGGAAGGCCAAATGCCAGGAGAGGGTAGAGCTTACCAAACACTGCCATGAACTCTTTGGCCACAGGGGGTACATCCAGGAGGCACATTTCCACACCTGCGTGAAGCCTGGTGGTGCTGAAGAACCATTCGGGCAGGGGTAGCAGGCTAGCCACAGCCCAGATGGCTGCCAGCACCGACCAGATGGTGCAGGTGCGGATACTCACTTGCTTGGCTGGGTCACTTGCGTACATGAAGCATACTTTGGCCACTGCCACGATCGTCAGGCTCTTGGCTGCCATGCATGTGTGGATGAACCAGTCGGAGGACTTGCAGACAAACCAGCCGAGGTCCCAAACACTTTTGAAGTATGCTGTAGCTCGGACAGGTGCGGAaaacagcaggagagagagatcaGCCAGGCTGAGGTTCAGAATCAGGGAGTGGATCATGGACGGCTTTCCTTTCCAAGCGCTGTGAAGGAGGACGCCAATCACGCAGACGTTCCCCATGAAGCCCACCAGGCAGACGGCCACCAAGAGAGCGGGGACGATGGTCCTCCAGTCCTTAGAGTCAGAGGGCAGGTACCCTCCGGCAAAGTGGAGATGAGCAGATACGTTCATGGTGCTGGAGTTGGAGTCCGCAAAGGCGGCTGCCAGCATCACCTTTCCCACACAGCTCGTCCTTACAGAAGTTTGCTTCTCTTCGTCTTTCTGCCTTTGCGTAGGAAATAAATATGCTGTCATCGGTGTCAAATGACACCTCTGgaccctccccttgcttgtttccTGAGAGCAGAGTGTGGAAGAAGGTTGACTGCTCACCTCAGCTCTGTCGCACGCGAGACGCCGCTGCTACACTGAACGGCAGGCAGCTTGGGGGCTGCTCACTAGAAAGCCTCGTGTCGCATCGTCAGCCCTGCAGAGTTAACCCCCCATAGACTCATAAATGATAAATGAGGACAACGTACATGTAAGTGGGATGTTCCCAGGGGGTCATGAGCCAGGCAGGCAATTATGTTCAGCCGTTTCTAAAATTGTGACCGCAGTCTGTAATTCAGGCGACACCACATCTGGGCAGGAGACTCACGCTTCAGCCCGCACCAGCATCCCCCGCATACCTGATGCTCTGGGTCAGGAGGGAGGCCAGGAATGCGCATTTCCGACAAGGACCCCGCGAACGGGGATGTTGTGGGTTTTAAGACAAGATCCCACGCTGCGGTTCCCCCTGCGCCGAGGAGCTGCTGCCTGACCACCAGCAGCCGCCTGAGGTCAGACGTGggagctagaaaaggaaagcGAACCCTGCAAAGAAGTCCTCCGTAAAAATCTAATTACACACGACTTTAGTCTGTAGTTTGGTCCAACTGCTGTGATTTTAGACTCTGAGTTAGACTATGTGGAATACGATTTCAACAGGTGGCAATGATGAAGGCAACCAAGCGATGAATTAGGAAGGGGTTTGTGGGATTGCCGTGAGGACGCTGCCTACTCTGAGGGCACTTGAACCAGAAATGCTTAGTGTCGGGCACCGAGAATGTGCTGGGCTGGGAGGCTGACCTTTGGGTTCTGGTACTAGCTCTGCTCTCCCCAGTTTGTCTCTGGAAAGTAAGGGGATGACACTTCAAAATTCCTCAAAGCCCCAGCCTCACCCGATAAGAACGGATGGCATAAACAGCTCCCGAATATTGGGAAAGCTGTCTGTGGCGCTGGGTTTCTCtgtgtctgcctgcctcccctctccctctggaaaGTCGGGGTACTTCGGAAACAGTAATGGAGGCAGTGCCTCGTCTCAGCCACCTGCCGTAACCCCCAATTTGCGCTGCGGCCCGGGAAATAATAGGCGCACACCCCAAAGCACCCCTCGTGGGGGTAAAGAGGCCACGCCATCTTCTGGGGAAGAAAacgggtggggggagaggagagaaacttGTTGAGCACTACTTGGAGCAAATGGACAAGGTGTGCATTAGAGATTAGCTGGTGTATGTGGAAGACATCCGTTCAGCACCCGACTCCTTGACATCATGGCTTAAAGCTTAGGACGCTCCAGGCTCCCAAAGACATGGGACAGACAGCGAGCTGAGTTCCAGAAGTCTTTAATGTCACGAAAGTCTGATCTTTAAAAGACAACTAAGGAAACGAAGGCCCGTCATGTGGCTCTTCCCCAGTCTATTAAATGGACTCAGGGAAGGATCCCCTGGTGCTCCAGCTAGAGGCCAAACGTTCAGAGGCCTGAAAGATGGGGAGGCTGAGTTTTCCACAGTTTTTGGAGGTAATgtactttaactttttattttgaaggaattGCAATCTTACAGAATAAAATGCGAGACCTTATGCAATTCATAAACACTTCATCCAGATTCACTGGGTATTAACATTTACCCACATTTGCTCTCTCTcagcatatatgtatgtgtgtgcccatatgtgtatatatacccaTACATGTTATTTTCTGAACCCTTCGAGGACTAGAAATGAGTTTTTGAGTATTCTTCCTGAATCATCGTTAACCATAGAAATCAAAATGAGACTATGTGCTTGTAGCAAAAAGGAATCGTCTCTCCTTTGGCAAGCCCCAGGACCCAGTCCtagttaatgtttttcttttcatccatcAGCACCTGTGTGTCTAGATACCGACAAGTGTGATCTGTAGTTTGTGttcactttttcttcattttaacatCATTTCCATTTAAAGGCTAACTGTAATTTAgcaaacctaaaagaaaaaaaaacaccataggCATGTTTCTTATTTGTAAGTTGATCTTCGTTGATAACGTATTCACTTTAATGCAGGATTAAGTTGCATGCATAATAGACATTTGTCAGGTTTCccgatttttatttattttggggaattGCCTAGTATTTGAACCCCTTTCCTGATTGATAGAAGGGATCATGGGGAGAAATTGTGTGGAGAAGGTGGACTGAGCAATACAATACAGAAATGAAACGGAGAGTTATTTGGGATGAAAAgcagaagcagcctccccacccccaaaatgctGGAAACAACCAGAAGCCCACACTGGTGACAGATAAACAGGTGGCTACATTTGTGTAACGGAATACTAGCCAGCAATATAAAGGAATGACACAAACTACAACATAGGTGAACCTCAAAAATACAaccctaagtgaaagaagccagacacaagaccACAAGTTGTGAAATTCCTTTTCTATGAAATGCCcaggacatttcatagaaatatatggagacagaaaatagattagtggtttcctGGGGCCGGGGTGGGAAAGGGAGTGAGGGCAAATGGGCACAAAGGATCTTTGTGGGGTAATGGAAGTGTGTTAAAATTGAATTGTGGGgatggttacacaactctgtAAATGTGCTAAACATATTGACTTGTACACTCAAAATGAGTGGATTTTACGATATGTAAAGTATACCTtgataaagcttttttttttttgttaagagtTATTTGGGATGGAGAAAAGGTAAAGAGCAGCTATGACCCTGCTCTTAGATTGCTCCAGAGGCTCCAGTAGAGGGGTATTCTAATCTGAGACCATGATTTCCAAAAACAAATGATGGAGCCAGGGAGAGACTGCAGTTTAGAAGGACCAAACTAATGGACAGTATGTACTAGGCGGGGAAGCACGATATATGAAGGCAGCAGGTAGAAAGGGAGAGGTCTCAGAATTTGCTGTCTCTCGTGCTGGTTCTCAGCTTGGAAATGGTCTCCCAACACAGTCTTCTCCTTCCACTCCACACTCACGCTGAGGCCCCAAAAACAGTGCAGCCACCACCTTCTCCCGAGCAAAGGCGTCTGTGGGTGCCAGGCTGTGTTTCCCGACAGGTACACCACCTATAGCAATGATGCAAAGAGGAAGCCCCTGGAAATGGAGCAGCGttaataaaacaacaataacttAAGGcatagacatttaaaatttttttttcaaattgcaggggcacctgggtagctcagtctgttaagcgtctgcctttggctcagctcatgatcccagggtcctgggatggagccccgcattgggctccctgctcagcgtagagactgcttctccctctccctctgcccctccacctgctcgtgctctctctctctctcaaataaataaataaaatcttaaaaaaaaaattcaagttgtAAAGGACCACAACCAGCTTAAACTTCAAAAGAACCCAGACAAAGCAAACGAGTAACCATGCTTTaaagtggcttttttttctttttaagattttattaatttatttgacagagagagagagagcacaagtaggcagagcggcaggcagagggagagggagaagcaggctttctgttgagcagggagcccaaggcagggctcgattccaggaccctagggtcACGActccagccgaaggcagacgcttaaccaactgagccacccaggtgccccttaagtggctttttaaaaaattttaacttcagtGTAGTTAACctgcagtgttacattagtttcaggtgtacttaAGTGGCTTTTTGATAAAAGCAGTGCTGAGTGGGATCTCTACCAGGGCTGGGCCAAGTTTACTCTATAGCTCAGGTCCAGGGAATGGTGAGTGACGCCAACAGTCATTTACTGGGGGAGTCCTCAGTGCCAACCTCAGTGCTCCACGTTCTACCGAAGCCTCAGGACAGCTCCTGGACAGGTGTGTTGCTCCCATCGCCTTCTTACAGTTGGGAACTCTGAGGCACAGAAACCGAAATTATCTGCCTCTGGGGTCTGTAGATCGCACAGCCAATAGACGACAGAGTTGGGATCGGGACCCCCGTGGGTCCGGCCCCAGAGTTAGGGACTCAGAGGTGGTGTCCACAAATAGTGTGCTATCCTGCCCCCCTAAAGAATGAGCCGGGGGATACTTCCTGTTCATCACGATTCTGAAACTGGTGGAGTTCAGTTCAACAGCAGGTATTGAGCCCGTGGGCTCTAGGAATACAAAACTTGTGTACTTTCCTTTCAGCGACTATTTACTGAGCCACTCCTCGGTGCCCAACGCCAAACATCGGTGCTCGACCTTGGCCCCCCAGGTGGCAGAGCCGCAATCCAGGTGGAGGGATGAACCGCCAGGAAAGTTCAGAGACAGGGCTGTACGAGGCAGGCTGTCGTGGGGGCTTGAGCAGGAGCACCTGGAGCAAGGTCCTCGGGCAGGCGTGAGATCTAAGCGGGACCTCAGCCCTGCCCCTACGTGCGCAGAGCCGTGGTGGAGTTCATGCGTGCTGCGTAGTCGGTATCCCTGTATTACACCCGGCGGAGAACAGCTCTCTTACCACGTAAGTTAGCACGGTTGACGTCGGTCTCTGGGAGTTAATGTCTCCCCCGGCCTGCACGCTTGCAGGCTTGCAAGCTCCGACCTCGCTGGTGAAGCTCCGCGAGGCGCGAAGGGCACGGGGCTGGACTTCAGGGCCCGCTGCGTGTCGGGAGCTTACTGAGCATGCTCGGCTCCGGCTGCGCGGGCGCTCGGTGGGTTAGGCCTCAGCGagcccctcaccccctctccctctgttcagcGGGGGTACGAGGCGCCCTCGGTGCTTGCTTCTTTGCTGACGGCTTTGCTGTGTTGAGGGCTCCTTCTCCCAGGGCCCGGGTCATGCTATTTTTTGGACCACAGTTAGCTTGTTTGTGTGGCGTCCCTTTGGTGGTGGGGCTTCCCCACCGGCACATCCCCGGACTTCAGGCTGAGGGTCTTGGAGTGTTGTTCAGGCTGCAGACGCAAGCCGAGTGACCGTCTGTCTCTAAGGTAAGTGTCGAATACGTGTGGCTGCGTCTAGGTGGCCACTCCTACGAAACGGCACCCCTCCTCCCGTTTCTGCTGTTGGTTTTGTACCTCCTAAGCCCGCTGTAGGGGCGGCTATCCCGTTGATTCCAAATTCCCCGGACAGCGAGTCTGGAGATCCGAACCCGGTCCCTAAAAAATGAGACCGTTCTATCCGAAAGGGGCCCTGCCGCATTGTGTGGGTTGAGCGTCATTGTCCAGCTGTGGCGACAGATGCTCTGACCCTGTGCGTGACTTGTCCTCTTGAGGCCACTGGCTCCTGGCTGGCAGGGCACGGGCTGGCATCCGTGAATCTCAGCGGCCGGGTTGATGCTTCTTGTTCTTCCCATCGGCTTGTACTTTTTTCCTGCCGGGGATTTTTGCCTGGGTTAATAATTAAtgtttggatttttatggaggaTAAAATCTGGACATCGACGTGAAGGCTCTTTGGAAAGCATGAGGATGGTAAGAATATAAGGACGTGGATGCGTTTTGCCCACTTTGCAGAACTTGGAAAAAATCACAACTAGTCCCATTGAAACACAGCTGTGGTCGATATCAGGTTGTATTttctttgacctttttttttttttttctttcgtgaGAGTTGGTTTGCTTTTTCTGCTTTAATGCAAGGATAATTGTAGCTATTCTAACTTTGTTAGAAGGTAATGAGCGGCCTGGTCAAAAAGACCCTGGAGTCTCAGGGATTGATGTCACCACAGTGAAAATGAcacaggctttttgtttttggctttttttttttttttttttttttttttttttttttttttgtgcacaTGGTCTTAGGAGAACAGAGTCTTGTCAGCAATTAAAAGACTGAGATGTTTCTTTGGGCCCAGGATGGTTAAAATCCTGCTTTGGACACAGCCCATCCCTGGCTCCAGCTGTTGTGTTTTGGTAGGGTATCATTTGTTGCTGGTCCTTACGGAATGACAGGTCTCATCATTTAGAggaaaatctaataaaaaaa
The Ailuropoda melanoleuca isolate Jingjing chromosome 3, ASM200744v2, whole genome shotgun sequence DNA segment above includes these coding regions:
- the GPR151 gene encoding G-protein coupled receptor 151 gives rise to the protein MLAAAFADSNSSTMNVSAHLHFAGGYLPSDSKDWRTIVPALLVAVCLVGFMGNVCVIGVLLHSAWKGKPSMIHSLILNLSLADLSLLLFSAPVRATAYFKSVWDLGWFVCKSSDWFIHTCMAAKSLTIVAVAKVCFMYASDPAKQVSIRTCTIWSVLAAIWAVASLLPLPEWFFSTTRLHAGVEMCLLDVPPVAKEFMAVFGKLYPLLAFGLPSLFASFYFWRAYGQCKKRGTKTQNLRNQMRSKQLTVMLLSMAGTSAVLWLPEWVAWLWIRHVKAGGPAPPQGFIALSQVLMFSISSANPLIFLVMSEEFKEDLKGLWKWMITKKQLTASESQKTPAGNSEVPPDNVPSPESPASIPEKEKTGSPSSGIERSEKTQIPILPDVEQFWHERDAVLCVQDNDPVPWEHEDQETGDCDK